Within the Streptomyces sp. YIM 121038 genome, the region CCGCTCAGCGCGCCGGCGAGCGGGTGCCAGCCCCAGCCGTCGCTGAACGAGTCCACCAGGAAGAGCCCGCGGCCCGACTCCGACGCGAAGTCGTCGATGGCGTCACCGGCCTCGCGCGCGACCGGACCGTCGTCGCTGGGATCCCGTACCGCGCACACCAGGCGTGAGGTCCACCGCATCATGTGCAGCCGCACCGGCGAGTCCTCGCCGACGACGCAGTGCACCTCGGCGTGCGTCCGGTCACCGGGAAGCGCGTGTCTCAGGGCGTTGGTGACGAGTTCGGAGACGACGAGCGCGATGTCGTCGAAGCGGTCGTCGAGCTCCCACGACGCGAGCGTCTTCCGGGTGAACTGGCGTGCGCTGCCCACGGCTTCGTAGCGGGCGGGGAGGGCGCAGGAGGCGGCGCTGGAGACCGCGGAGGGGTCGAGCGGAGGAAGGCCCTGCCGTAATGGCTCGAGCATGGTTGATCCATTCGTCCCCATGCGAGGCACTCCCCGGTTTTCGCGGCTCGCGGTACAAAGCGATCGAACGGTGGCGCGGTCGGTACAGCTGGTCGGTGGAGCAGCGGCACAGAAGTGGCGCGCCGACCATGGTTCCGAATGCGTACAGCAGATGCAAGGGCAGATGCACGTGCACGCGCCGGACTTGACCGCTCCTAGGTCGCTTCTTGCCTATTTCTTCCTACGGTTTCTTGCGGAGACCTGCCTTACGCTTTCCCTTTCCGTAACCGAACGAGTACCGCCCGAAGCGTTTAATGGCAGACTGCGAGTCTCAACACCTTGGGGAGGACTGAGCGAAGTGACCGCTGGGGAGTCGAGCGGCTCGGTGGTACGGCGCATCCTGCTGGGCTCGCAACTGAGGCGCCTGAGGGAGGCACGCGGCATCACCCGCGAAGCGGCCGGTTACTCGATCCGCGCGTCCGAATCGAAGATCAGCCGCATGGAGTTGGGCAGGGTGAGCTTCAAGTCCAGGGACGTGGAAGACCTCCTCACGCTCTACGGCGTCATCGACGAGGCCGAGCGCTCCGCGCTCCTCTCGCTCGCCAAGGAGGCCAACCTGACCGGCTGGTGGCACAGTTACTCCGACGTCCTGCCGGGCTGGTTCCAGACATATATCGGCCTGGAGGGCGCCGCGTCCCTCATCCGCGTCTACGAAGTCCAGTTCATCAACGGTCTGTTGCAGACGGAGGCGTACGCCCACGCCGTCGTCGAGCGCGGCATGAAGGTCGCCGCGGGCAAGGCCGCAGGCCCGGGACGCACCGGGCGCCCGGCCAAGGTGAGCCAGGCCGACGTCGACCGCAGGGTGGCCCTGCGTCTTGAGCGGCAGAAGCTCCTCGTGTCCGAGCGCGCACCGCAGTTCAAGTGCGTCCTCGACGAGGCCGCGCTGCGGCGGCCGTACGGCGACCGGGAAGTGATGCGCGGTCAGATCCAGCACCTGATCGACATCTCCGAGCGGCCGAACGTGACGCTGCAGGTCATGCCCTTCACCTTCGGCGGCCACGCGGGCGAGAGCGGCGCGTTCACGATGTTGAGCTTCCCGGAGTCCGATCTCTCGGACGTCGTCTATCTGGAGCAGCTGACCGGCGCCCTCTATCTGGACAAGCGGGAGGAAGTGGCCCAGTACGAGCGGGCGATGGCCGAGCTCCAGGAGGACTGTCCGAATCCGGCCGACAGCCGCGACCTTCTCCGTGGTCTACTCCAACTGACCTGAATCGTCAGTAGTATGACTGGAAATCAGGTGTCTGCTCATCCGCGGCAAGGGGTCCCGACTCATGTCCTTCTTCACCGATCTGGCTCACCAGTACATCGACGGTGAGTGGAAGGCCGGCTCAGGTTCCTGGGACATCATCGACTTCAACCCGTACGACGGGGAGAAGCTCGCGTCGATCACGGTCGCCACGGCCGACGAGATCGACCAGGCCTACCGCGCCGCCCAGCGCGCGCAGGAGTCCTGGGGCGCGACCAACCCCTACACACGCCGCACGGTCTTCGAGCGCGCCCTGCGCATAGTCGAGGAGCGCGAGGCCGAGATCACCGAGGCGATCGTCGCCGAACTCGGCGGCACCCTCGTCAAGGCGGGCTTCGAGCTGCACCTGGCCAAGGAGTTCCTGCGCGAGGCGGTGCACCTGGCGCTCGCCCCGCAGGGCCGGATACTCCCCTCGCCGGACGACACCAAGGAGAACCGCCTCTACCGCGTCCCGGTCGGCGTCGTCGGCGTCATCAGCCCCTTCAACTTCCCCTTCCTGCTCTCGCTGAAGTCGGTCGCCCCGGCCATCGCGCTCGGCAACGCCGTCGTCCTCAAGCCGCACCAGAACGCGCCGGTGCTCGGCGGCAGCCTCGTCGCCAAGATCTTCGAGGAGGCCGGGCTCCCGCCGGGCGTCCTGAACGTGGTGATCACGGACATCGCCGAGATCGGCGACGCCCTGCTCGAACACCCGGTGCCCGGCGTCATCTCCTTCACCGGCTCGGACGCCGTGGGCCGCCACGTCGCCACGGTCTGCGCCCAGACCTTCAAGCGCTGCATCCTCGAACTGGGCGGCAACAGCGCGCTGGTCGTCCTGGACGACGCGGACGTCGACTACGCGGTGGACGCCGCCGTGTTCAGCCGCTTCGTGCACCAGGGGCAGGTGTGCATGGCCGCGAACCGCATCCTGGTGGACCGCTCGCTGCGGGACGAGTTCACCGAGAAGTTCGTCGCCAAGGTCAAGACCCTGAAGGTCGGCGACCCCGCGGACCCGTCGACGCACATCGGTCCGCTCATCAACTCCTCGCAGGCGGAAGGCGTTTCCTCGCTGGTCGCGCAGACCGTCCAGGCGGGCGCCACGGCCCTGCTGCACGGCACCACCGACGGCAACCTCGTGTCCCCCTCCGTCCTCACGGACCTCCCCGACGACTCCCCGGTGCTGCGCCAGGAGGTCTTCGGCCCGGTCGCGATCATCCTGCCGTTCGACGGCGAGGAGGAGGCCGTCCGCATCGCCAACGAGACGCCGTACGGCCTGAGCGGCGCGATCCACACCGGCGACACCGAGCGCGGCGTCCGCATCGCCCAGCGCATCCGCACCGGCATGATCCACATCAACGACGGCACCGTCCACGACGAGCCGATCGTGCCGTTCGGCGGCGAGAAGCACTCGGGCGTCGGGCGCCTGAACGGCGAGTCGACCGTCGAGGCCTTCACCGCGCTGAAGTGGATCTCGGTCCAGCACGGCCGCTCGCGCTTCCCCTTCTGAGGCGCGTTCCGGCGTCTCCCGCCGCTCTGCGGGGCGCGTTCCGACACCTGAA harbors:
- a CDS encoding aldehyde dehydrogenase family protein, producing MSFFTDLAHQYIDGEWKAGSGSWDIIDFNPYDGEKLASITVATADEIDQAYRAAQRAQESWGATNPYTRRTVFERALRIVEEREAEITEAIVAELGGTLVKAGFELHLAKEFLREAVHLALAPQGRILPSPDDTKENRLYRVPVGVVGVISPFNFPFLLSLKSVAPAIALGNAVVLKPHQNAPVLGGSLVAKIFEEAGLPPGVLNVVITDIAEIGDALLEHPVPGVISFTGSDAVGRHVATVCAQTFKRCILELGGNSALVVLDDADVDYAVDAAVFSRFVHQGQVCMAANRILVDRSLRDEFTEKFVAKVKTLKVGDPADPSTHIGPLINSSQAEGVSSLVAQTVQAGATALLHGTTDGNLVSPSVLTDLPDDSPVLRQEVFGPVAIILPFDGEEEAVRIANETPYGLSGAIHTGDTERGVRIAQRIRTGMIHINDGTVHDEPIVPFGGEKHSGVGRLNGESTVEAFTALKWISVQHGRSRFPF
- a CDS encoding ATP-binding protein; the protein is MGTNGSTMLEPLRQGLPPLDPSAVSSAASCALPARYEAVGSARQFTRKTLASWELDDRFDDIALVVSELVTNALRHALPGDRTHAEVHCVVGEDSPVRLHMMRWTSRLVCAVRDPSDDGPVAREAGDAIDDFASESGRGLFLVDSFSDGWGWHPLAGALSGKVVWALFQLA
- a CDS encoding helix-turn-helix transcriptional regulator, whose product is MTAGESSGSVVRRILLGSQLRRLREARGITREAAGYSIRASESKISRMELGRVSFKSRDVEDLLTLYGVIDEAERSALLSLAKEANLTGWWHSYSDVLPGWFQTYIGLEGAASLIRVYEVQFINGLLQTEAYAHAVVERGMKVAAGKAAGPGRTGRPAKVSQADVDRRVALRLERQKLLVSERAPQFKCVLDEAALRRPYGDREVMRGQIQHLIDISERPNVTLQVMPFTFGGHAGESGAFTMLSFPESDLSDVVYLEQLTGALYLDKREEVAQYERAMAELQEDCPNPADSRDLLRGLLQLT